The window CTGGCGCGCACGATTTTTTCGATCTCGGTGGCGGTGGCGCTGAATTTTTCTTCGGCGATGCGGGCGGGATCGCTGAGGAGTTTTTCGCGCAGGCGGCTGGCTTCTTCTTTCGCCATATCGCCTCGTTCGGTCAGGCTTTGCAGGCGTTTGTCAATTTCCTGGTCTACGTGATTGAACAAATCCAGCGGAGAGGTGAGGCTGCGGCGCAGGGTGTTGACGGTTTGGCCGCCAGCCTGAACCAAACCGGTGAGGACGGCCGTTGGTAAAAACCCGCTGCTCTTTTTTTCTTGCTCAAAGATGATTTGGGTGAGGGTAACGGCCGTTAAATCTTCTTCCGTAATATGGTCCACAACCCGAACTTCTTCACCGTGGCGGATAAGTTCAGCGATACCATCCAGGGTGATATATTTTTTGGCTTCAGTGTCGTAGAGCTTACGATTTGGATAGCGCTTAATGACCGGCATGAACTTGCTCCTGTATGATACACTGCGTCATTTTGGTGGATTATAAGCCTGATCAGGCCGGATGCAAAAAACAGGGGGAGAAAACGATTTGTTTTCTCCCCCTTTAGCTCTTGCCCCAGAGTGATCCTATGCAGCTGCCCGTTTCTGCCGCCCAATAGCAAGGCGACGGCTTATGTGTGTTCTATAACGGATACTAGGCCATCGTTTTCTTCAGGTTTTCTACTTTGTCGGTCAATTCAGTAACTTTGACGTTGAGAGCGTCAATGTCGCTTTTGGTGGGGATATTGAGCCGATCGAGAATCCCTTCCAGGCGTTTGTCAACTTCTTCCTGGGCGTTGTGAGTGGTGTCTTGCGCTTTTTTCTTGCGCTTTTCGACAATTTCATTGATGAGTTTACGGCCGTCTTTTTCCGCAATTTCGCCGCGTTCAATCAATTTGTTGACAAATTCTTCCACTTCTTCTTGGGCCAGAACAACAGCGCCAATACCAGCCATCAAAACGCGACGCACTGCGTCTAGCAGGGCATTGGGTTCGTTGTTCACTTCTTCCTCGATAATTTCGATTTCAGCCATGATTCGATCCTCTTCCAGTGTGGACAACGGCTTTCTGTCGAAAGCGCGTCGTAAATAAGTTTATCAGGCGACTGTTTCCAGGTTCATTTCGTCGAGTTTCTTGGACAGCTTGGTGATCTTGGTATTCAAAGCACGAATCTCAGCGCGAGTGGGCATGTTGAGGCGATGGAGAACAGATTCCATACGCTTGTTGAATTCTTTTTCAGCCCGTTTGTTGGCTTTTTTCGGCCTCTTTTTTGCGATCGTCCACCATCTCATTGACGGAATCGAGGACTTTCTTTTCGGTCTCTTCGCCATGATCTACAAATTTTTCGACCAGGCTGACCAATTCATCCTGAGCCATCGCCGCAGCGCCCAGGCCAACGAGGAATACCTTGTGTACGTTGTCTACGACCATGGCAGGTAACCCACCATTTTTTTCTTCAGTCGTTTCGATAACTACTTCATTTTTCATGATTAAACCTCCCAGGTTTATTATTGTTGTATGTGTCTGTACTAGACACAATGGATTTTGCTGCTAAACTGATGCAAATGCTTATGACGCACTGCATCATGAAGGAATATAACACAGTGCGTCATGGATGTCAATACCTAATCAAGTTGGTCCGATCCGGTTTTTGGCCTGGTTCGGAAAAAGGTGCGAGCAGGGTATAATACAGGTTCGATTTTGGAAAATCGGGTGAGCGATTCTGGAAAATTGCTCTGCATTCATTCAGGAGGTAAATTGTTATGAGTCAGGATGTTGTTCGATGTGGGGCGATCACCCAGGCGGGGACGCAGTGTAAAAATTATGCCCAGGTCGGCTCGGCATATTGTCGCAAACACCAGGATGAGGCAACGGCCGTTGCGCCCAATCCGGCATCGGTGTCACGTCTGCAAGAACTGGTAGGTGAATTAGATGGCCTGGTGACCGATTTGAAGACCACCCTTGTCAAAGAGGAAACACCCAAAGACCCAACGATGTCTGATTATCCCGTGCGCCTGGTACGGCTGGTGCGGGAAAACTTAAGCCGTTTTTCGCCGGACGTGCAGTTGGGCATTTTGGAGGGGTTTGAAGGGATGACAGTGGAGGATCTGACAGACCTGGACACCTGGAAAGGCATGGCCTACATGTTCGCTTATTCAGCCCGTTTTCAGGCCACTCAGGTACGCGAGCGGGTGAGTGAACATTTACCTGAACCGCTGCAACCAGAATCCATGCTGCGTTTTGTGCGCAGCAACGTGGACCGTTTTGCGCCAGAGGTTGCCAAAGATTTGCTGAACAGCCTGGAAGGAACCAGCAAGGAAGATTTGCTAGACCCGGACACCTGGAAAGGCATGTGGTATATGGTGAATTATTCGCTCCAGTTTCAGGCGGAGCAGTTGAAGCAGCGATTAATAGGGTCGGAAGCTGAGGCTGAAGAGGAATAACAGTTCGCGTTTGGGCTGTTTTGCGGTTTGGAGGAAGGTTTGGAAGAAGAGATTGATGTACGGCCGTATATCGAAGCGGTGCTAAAAAATTGGAAATGGATTGTGGCTGTGGCTGTTTTAACGGCCGTTGTCGCTTTTATTATTACTTCTTTGTCGCCACCAAAGTACACAGCCACAGCGCTGGTAGCCGTCATCAAACCGGGGCAGTTGGTTCAATTTGATGAACGATTTGCGGCTTTGGCCGAGTCGCAACCACTAAAAGCATATCCTGAACTGGCGACCAGCGACGAAATTTTGCAGACGTTATTGGCCGAAATAGCCGACATTGCCCCGGATGTGCAATCCCTGGAAACCCTACGAGCGATGACCGAGGCCAGCGCCGGCGCAGACCCCAGCCTGCTGCGCCTTTCGGTGACATATGGTCAGCCTGAAACGACTGCCCAAATCGCCAATTTGTGGGCGGAACTCTTTGTTAACCAGGCGAACAAGATTTTTGGCAACCAGGGAGGCGAGCAGTTGGTTTATTTTGAGAGCCAGCAAGAAAGCGCAGCTCAGGAACTCGCCCGGGCCGAACAGTCTTTGATTGAATTCCAGGCGCGCAATCGCTCGTTGGTCCTGGAGAATCAACTGATGTCGTTGCAGCAGTCGCAAGCCAATCAGTTGGCAAAGCAGCAGCAAATCGGGACCATTTTGCAAGACATTCAAGGGCTGCAAAGCCAACTGGAGCAAGGCGCGAGGGACGCAGCGTCATCATACAGCGACCAGTTGACGGCGCTGCTGCTGCAAATTCGGGCTTTTGGCGGTAGTTTTAACAGTGAACTGGCCGTGCCCTGGCAGCTCCAAATTGACGCCAACCAATTTGCCAGTACCAGTCGCAGCGAGCAAATCGCCTTCTTAGCCGGTCTACAAACTGCCTTAACCGCGCAGTTGGCGGAGGTGGAGACGAACGCTGCCGTGTTGGAGCCGCAAATCCTGGTCTTGCAGCAGCAAAAGCAAGAAATGGACACGGAGAATAACCGGTTAACGCGGAATTATACGCTGGCTGAGGAAACATACACCGCCCTGGCGCGCAAAGTGGAAGAGGAACGGATCACGTCGCAGGATACAAACAGTGGGGTGCAAATAGCCAGCCGAACGGCCGTGCCGGAAGAAGCGGCAAGACGGGGGCAGGCGATGAACACGGCCGTTGCCGCAGCTTTGGGGGCATTTCTCGTCCTGTTTTGGGTTGTGGGGCGTACCTGGTGGTCCCAAGCAACGCAAGATCGGGAATCAGCTAACCGGCAGAGCTAAGATTTATATACTCGCAAAGGTCATGATCTGACATTTTTGTCACCTTGTCAGATAGAGCCGGTGGTTCTAAAGATCACCACAGCTTCTCTCACAAATATTCGACACGTTCAAATTTACACTGCCCAACGAGTAACTTTATGACTCATCCTATACGTGATTCCTATTTAGTCTTCGGCTCGCCCCTTATCGGCGAAGCCGAAATCGCCGAAGTAGTGGATTCCCTCCGTACCGGTTGGCTTGGCACAGGCCCAAAGGTTGCCAAATTCGAGGAAATATTCCGCCAATACATAGGTGCGGATTATGCCATAGCTGTTAACTCTTGCACGGCCGGTTTGCACCTTTCCCTCCTCGTAGCCGACCTCAAGCCGGGAGATGAGGTCATTACTACTCCCATGACTTTTGCCGCCACAGTCAACACCATTTTACACGTGGGTGCAACTCCCGTGCTGGTGGATTGCGACCGCGAAACGCAATTAATAGACCCTCAGAAAATCGAAGAGGCCATCACACCACGCACGAGAGCCATCATACCTGTGCATCTATGCGGACGGCCGTGCGATATGACTGCCATCACAGATATCGCCCGTCGGCACAATTTGGTGGTTATAGAAGATGCTGCGCACGCCATTGAGACAGTACATAAAGGGAGTAAGGTGGGCAATATCAGCGCCCTCACCTGTTTCAGCTTCTATGTGACCAAAAACATTGTCACAGGAGAAGGGGGGATGGTGACAACCAACAACCCCGATTATGCCGACAAAATCAAAATGTATGGGCTTCATGGACTGAGTCGAGACGCCTGGAAGCGATTCTCTGACAGCGGCTACATGCATTATCAGGTATTGTTTCCGGGCTTCAAATACAACATGATGGATTTGCAGGCGGCCATTGGCTTGCACCAAATGAGTCATGTGGAAGAATGGCTCAAACGGCGCAATGATCTGTGGAGAATTTACAATCAGGCTTTTGCCGGTTTGGAAATCGGGTTACCCGCAGAAGACGAACCAGATACCGTCCATGCCCGCCACCTGTATACCTTGATGATTGATAAGGAGCGCACAGGGTTGACACGAGATGAGTTCATGGCGAAGATGCACGAACTCAACATCGGCACGGGTGTGCATTACGTGGGCCTTCATCTGCATTCCTATTACCGCCAGGCATTTGGCTATCAGCCCCAAGATTTCCCCAACGCCACATGGCTGAGTGATCGCACAGTTTCATTACCTTTTTCGCCCAAACTGACAAACCAGGACGTGGAAGATGTGATTGAAGCAGTAACTCGCGTAATTAAACAATGACCAATCCGCTGCGAAATACACGGCAAGCAGCCAAAATCCTATCTAACCAGATCCAGTTATGGAGGTTAGAGATGATTCACCGAACGGTCGGTATTG of the Candidatus Leptovillus gracilis genome contains:
- a CDS encoding pesticidal protein Cry15Aa, with amino-acid sequence MPVIKRYPNRKLYDTEAKKYITLDGIAELIRHGEEVRVVDHITEEDLTAVTLTQIIFEQEKKSSGFLPTAVLTGLVQAGGQTVNTLRRSLTSPLDLFNHVDQEIDKRLQSLTERGDMAKEEASRLREKLLSDPARIAEEKFSATATEIEKIVRARGIPTRDEVQTLITQLDELAGKIESLADQESKAPD
- a CDS encoding phasin family protein codes for the protein MAEIEIIEEEVNNEPNALLDAVRRVLMAGIGAVVLAQEEVEEFVNKLIERGEIAEKDGRKLINEIVEKRKKKAQDTTHNAQEEVDKRLEGILDRLNIPTKSDIDALNVKVTELTDKVENLKKTMA
- a CDS encoding phasin family protein, translating into MRWWTIAKKRPKKANKRAEKEFNKRMESVLHRLNMPTRAEIRALNTKITKLSKKLDEMNLETVA
- a CDS encoding phasin family protein; the protein is MKNEVVIETTEEKNGGLPAMVVDNVHKVFLVGLGAAAMAQDELVSLVEKFVDHGEETEKKVLDSVNEMVDDRKKEAEKSQQTG
- a CDS encoding DegT/DnrJ/EryC1/StrS family aminotransferase, encoding MTHPIRDSYLVFGSPLIGEAEIAEVVDSLRTGWLGTGPKVAKFEEIFRQYIGADYAIAVNSCTAGLHLSLLVADLKPGDEVITTPMTFAATVNTILHVGATPVLVDCDRETQLIDPQKIEEAITPRTRAIIPVHLCGRPCDMTAITDIARRHNLVVIEDAAHAIETVHKGSKVGNISALTCFSFYVTKNIVTGEGGMVTTNNPDYADKIKMYGLHGLSRDAWKRFSDSGYMHYQVLFPGFKYNMMDLQAAIGLHQMSHVEEWLKRRNDLWRIYNQAFAGLEIGLPAEDEPDTVHARHLYTLMIDKERTGLTRDEFMAKMHELNIGTGVHYVGLHLHSYYRQAFGYQPQDFPNATWLSDRTVSLPFSPKLTNQDVEDVIEAVTRVIKQ